The following are encoded together in the Acetobacter vaccinii genome:
- a CDS encoding AraC family transcriptional regulator, with translation MHGHNILAELQTALEALCPAKSHRTDIDFLTLYKTTRKTDPVLFVYEPRIYIVIQGQKEISVRDKRYVYNETQYLVSTIDIPVSGMITEASPQRPYLAMCLSFAPMEIFEVISAMGGPPEPLLSPYFGMGLSELTPDLLDALWRLLNCLPEPSARRFLAPRIKQEIIYRMLHGAQGSTLCEIANYRSDLSGVNRAILYLRQHFRENFEISLLPGLTGMSQSKFYQCFQDATHLTPVQYRMRLRVQEARRLMLHEGKRVAEAGFDVGYDSPSQFNREYRKLFGLPPHADIKRIRSIGMDQYCADNEEVWL, from the coding sequence ATGCATGGCCATAATATCCTGGCAGAACTCCAGACGGCCCTTGAGGCTTTGTGTCCGGCCAAAAGCCACAGGACGGATATTGATTTTCTCACTTTGTATAAGACAACCCGGAAGACTGATCCGGTGCTGTTTGTGTACGAGCCACGGATTTATATTGTCATACAGGGGCAGAAAGAAATTTCCGTTCGGGACAAGCGTTACGTGTACAATGAGACACAGTATCTTGTTTCAACCATTGATATTCCTGTATCGGGCATGATTACCGAGGCTTCGCCCCAAAGACCCTATTTAGCCATGTGTCTTTCTTTTGCTCCCATGGAAATTTTCGAAGTTATTTCTGCCATGGGTGGTCCGCCAGAACCTTTACTCTCGCCATATTTTGGTATGGGATTGAGCGAACTTACACCAGACCTGCTTGATGCGTTATGGCGATTGCTCAACTGTCTGCCTGAGCCATCTGCCCGTCGGTTTCTTGCACCTCGTATCAAGCAGGAAATCATTTACCGCATGTTGCACGGCGCACAAGGCAGTACATTATGCGAAATTGCCAATTACCGGAGTGATCTGTCGGGGGTAAATCGGGCTATCCTGTATTTGCGGCAGCATTTCAGGGAAAATTTCGAAATATCCCTGCTGCCTGGACTGACGGGCATGAGCCAGTCAAAATTCTACCAGTGCTTTCAGGATGCAACACATTTAACGCCGGTACAGTATCGGATGCGCCTGCGTGTGCAGGAGGCCCGGCGGCTTATGCTGCATGAAGGCAAGCGCGTGGCCGAGGCAGGTTTTGACGTTGGGTATGATAGCCCATCGCAGTTCAACCGCGAATATCGCAAGCTCTTTGGCCTGCCGCCTCATGCGGACATCAAGCGGATACGATCGATTGGCATGGATCAGTACTGTGCGGATAATGAGGAGGTCTGGCTTTAA
- a CDS encoding YceI family protein produces the protein MTVLNRFLPVATVAGLLLSTPTFAADWTLASGNGTLGFSGTQTGKAFEGHFGKYNGTISFDPAHPEAGHAKIIIDMASATTGDSQRDGALPGHDWFDVKAFPEAVFEVKSFKAKGGNAYDADGTLTIKGMSQPVSLPLTIDISGSTLQAKGHLQLVRSAFNVGVGPWATGQWVALEVGVDVNVTAHSD, from the coding sequence ATGACGGTTTTAAACCGATTTTTGCCAGTCGCCACGGTAGCTGGTTTATTGCTCTCAACGCCGACCTTTGCGGCCGACTGGACGTTGGCATCGGGTAACGGCACGCTGGGTTTCTCCGGTACCCAGACTGGCAAGGCGTTTGAAGGGCATTTTGGGAAGTATAACGGTACGATTTCGTTTGACCCAGCCCATCCGGAGGCCGGACATGCGAAGATCATCATCGATATGGCAAGTGCTACAACAGGTGACAGCCAGCGCGATGGTGCCCTCCCGGGCCACGACTGGTTTGATGTCAAAGCATTCCCAGAGGCTGTTTTTGAGGTGAAGAGCTTCAAAGCTAAGGGCGGCAATGCCTATGATGCCGATGGCACCTTGACCATCAAGGGGATGAGCCAACCCGTTAGTCTGCCACTGACCATCGACATTTCAGGTTCTACTTTACAAGCCAAAGGCCATCTTCAGCTTGTTCGCTCGGCTTTTAATGTTGGTGTCGGTCCCTGGGCCACGGGTCAATGGGTTGCCCTTGAAGTGGGCGTGGACGTCAACGTCACGGCACACAGCGACTGA
- a CDS encoding TonB-dependent receptor yields the protein MDLNVCPGKALAPKSDKNFLITSIVLLAATTMLTSLTSGTAVAQTVMTSPKVAPVQEHGSINFNIPAGSLSSVLTAFSIQAHTPLGSQAPMLAGKSSSGLQGRFTSSDALSRLLQGSGLTYRVTTDHAFQIIPVSNTIMLGPVRVGGILRSSVPPTAMIGNLPPTLPGGEIARGGQLGMLGNKDVMDTPFSTTSYTAEFIQNRQIRNIRDALKDDPSIRGTWATGSAGNEQVMIRGFSIPTSGISFGGLYGMLSTSSVLTELAERVEVLRGPGALMNGMSPDGNIGGTINIVPKRAHDKALTRVEADYTSNLQFGGQADVGRRFGKEKQLGVRLNGMIRSGPTAIARSDLKTALVGAGVDLRLRHVRLSTDFGYQYREIDGVLPYLALGAGVPVPDAAKVPQNLGASWGYNRTEDIFGVFRAEVDIFRNVTAYGSVGVHDSTFEGIYPASVTLTNQNGTASTSKPLAIADHDRNITADVGVRGKVETGPVTQNIVVSANRYNLVRDEAWGFSASGYPVNIYKRSYIPRSDISVPGNLPLYSSSTLSSLAFADTISALDKRIQVTAGLRVQRVQSANFSATTGLKTSSYDKTALSPAVMAVFKPLKNVSIYGNWIQGLQQGSVVGTTYANAGEIFAPYKSTQYELGVKADFKKIILTFDVFQISQPSTVYDVVTNIMSLNGEQRNRGLELNIAGEIVHGLHATGGLMLIDPVLKKTQGGLYNGQRAPNVSPINFNMGLDYSIPFVKGLSVNTDIIYTSSQYIENPSPRRSVPGWVRLDMGARYVMPNPATDAGKITLFLNVDNVTNARYWNAGGYNNLTLGAPRTFRFAVAADF from the coding sequence GGCTTTCAGTATTCAGGCACACACGCCCCTGGGTTCGCAGGCGCCGATGCTGGCTGGTAAATCCTCTTCCGGTTTGCAGGGAAGGTTTACATCGTCCGATGCGCTCTCGCGTCTACTGCAAGGTAGTGGGCTGACGTACCGGGTCACGACCGATCATGCTTTCCAGATAATTCCAGTTTCTAATACTATCATGCTTGGACCGGTGCGGGTGGGGGGCATACTTCGGAGTTCAGTGCCTCCCACCGCGATGATCGGAAATCTGCCGCCGACGCTTCCTGGTGGCGAGATTGCACGCGGTGGACAACTTGGAATGCTCGGCAATAAAGACGTCATGGATACGCCGTTCAGTACGACGAGTTATACGGCAGAGTTTATTCAGAACCGTCAGATACGTAACATCCGGGATGCGTTGAAGGACGATCCTTCGATCCGTGGAACATGGGCGACAGGTTCTGCTGGAAATGAACAGGTCATGATACGGGGGTTCAGTATCCCGACGAGCGGCATTTCCTTTGGTGGTCTTTACGGAATGCTTTCCACCTCATCCGTGTTGACGGAACTTGCAGAGCGCGTCGAAGTTTTGCGAGGCCCAGGTGCTTTGATGAATGGCATGTCACCAGACGGTAATATAGGCGGAACTATCAATATTGTTCCCAAGCGTGCTCATGACAAAGCCTTAACCCGAGTAGAAGCGGATTATACATCGAACCTGCAATTTGGCGGTCAGGCCGATGTCGGGAGACGTTTTGGAAAAGAGAAGCAGCTTGGGGTTCGTCTGAATGGAATGATACGTTCGGGCCCGACGGCCATTGCCCGAAGTGATCTGAAAACAGCTCTCGTTGGTGCAGGTGTTGATTTGCGGCTACGGCATGTTCGCCTATCAACCGATTTTGGATACCAATATCGCGAAATCGACGGTGTTCTGCCCTATCTTGCTTTGGGGGCGGGAGTGCCTGTGCCAGATGCGGCAAAAGTTCCTCAAAATCTGGGGGCGAGCTGGGGCTATAACAGGACGGAGGATATATTCGGAGTTTTCCGGGCTGAAGTGGATATTTTTCGTAATGTGACGGCCTATGGAAGTGTAGGCGTTCACGATTCAACATTTGAGGGGATATACCCGGCAAGCGTAACGCTGACAAATCAAAACGGCACAGCATCAACCTCCAAACCTCTGGCTATCGCTGATCATGATCGTAACATTACAGCTGACGTCGGGGTGAGGGGGAAGGTTGAGACCGGTCCGGTCACGCAGAATATTGTTGTCTCAGCCAATCGTTACAATCTGGTTCGGGATGAAGCGTGGGGATTTAGTGCTTCAGGGTATCCTGTTAACATATATAAAAGGTCTTATATCCCTCGTTCGGATATTTCTGTCCCTGGAAACCTTCCTCTCTATTCATCGTCGACTTTATCCAGTCTGGCTTTCGCAGACACGATTTCAGCCCTGGATAAACGAATTCAGGTTACGGCTGGCCTGCGTGTACAACGGGTACAATCTGCAAATTTCAGTGCGACAACGGGTCTTAAGACAAGCAGCTATGACAAAACTGCTCTGAGCCCGGCAGTCATGGCGGTATTCAAGCCGTTAAAAAACGTCTCGATATACGGGAACTGGATACAGGGGCTTCAGCAGGGGAGTGTTGTCGGGACGACATACGCCAATGCTGGTGAAATATTTGCGCCTTATAAATCGACGCAATACGAACTTGGTGTAAAAGCTGATTTCAAGAAAATCATTCTAACATTCGATGTTTTCCAGATATCACAGCCCAGTACGGTCTATGATGTCGTGACCAACATTATGTCGTTGAATGGCGAGCAGAGAAATCGCGGACTGGAGCTCAATATCGCAGGTGAGATTGTTCACGGGCTCCATGCAACGGGTGGCCTCATGCTGATCGATCCGGTTCTGAAGAAGACACAAGGCGGCCTTTACAATGGACAACGAGCCCCCAATGTGTCGCCCATTAATTTCAATATGGGCCTGGATTATTCTATTCCTTTTGTGAAGGGACTGTCGGTTAATACCGATATTATCTATACCAGTTCACAATACATAGAAAATCCCTCTCCCCGCAGAAGTGTGCCCGGTTGGGTCAGGCTGGATATGGGGGCGCGTTACGTGATGCCTAATCCGGCCACTGATGCAGGAAAGATCACTCTGTTCCTGAACGTTGATAACGTTACCAACGCGCGCTACTGGAATGCCGGAGGCTATAACAATCTTACGCTGGGGGCACCGCGTACATTCCGTTTCGCGGTTGCGGCAGACTTCTGA
- a CDS encoding YceI family protein: MKYNLLSFPAAALVVGLLAGNPASAQVVTNAAQAQSGTYAVEPGHTQVGFSVLHFGFTNYLGVFSNVSGTLKLDTKNPASSRLSVSIPVASVQTTSAKLDDELKGDQWFDAAKFPNATFESTSVRVTGRNDAIVTGNLTLHGVTKPETLKVHFIGAGVNALDKKYTTGFEATGTIKRSDFGVKMYVPYVSDDVTLRISGAFERQD, from the coding sequence ATGAAGTACAATCTGCTTTCGTTTCCTGCTGCTGCCCTTGTTGTCGGACTGCTTGCAGGCAATCCGGCCTCTGCCCAGGTTGTAACCAATGCTGCTCAGGCTCAGTCTGGCACGTATGCTGTTGAACCGGGCCACACACAGGTTGGTTTTTCTGTGCTACATTTTGGTTTCACAAACTATCTCGGCGTGTTCTCCAATGTTTCCGGAACACTAAAGCTTGATACAAAAAATCCTGCGTCATCAAGGCTTTCCGTGAGCATTCCGGTGGCCTCCGTGCAGACGACGAGTGCCAAGCTTGACGATGAGCTCAAGGGTGATCAGTGGTTTGATGCCGCGAAGTTCCCGAATGCGACATTTGAATCAACATCCGTCCGTGTCACCGGTCGGAACGATGCCATCGTGACCGGCAACCTGACGTTACACGGGGTCACCAAGCCTGAAACTCTGAAAGTGCATTTTATCGGGGCAGGGGTAAATGCGCTGGACAAGAAATATACCACAGGGTTTGAAGCCACAGGGACCATCAAACGCAGCGACTTCGGCGTGAAGATGTATGTGCCCTACGTGTCTGACGATGTGACTCTGCGCATTTCTGGCGCTTTCGAGCGGCAGGACTGA
- a CDS encoding SDR family NAD(P)-dependent oxidoreductase, whose amino-acid sequence MTERVALITGGSRGIGAAVAEHLAAQGFDIAISYARSAARAEELAAKIRKIGRQALTIQADGATLDGNRVVIAKTVAHFGRLDVLVCNAGTYPHKNIEAVSVEDIEYTLNLNIRAVMVETHEAVQHMQKGGRIILMGSAFAGRAPFPGLSLYTATKAGLRGFAQGVARDLGPKGITINVVEPGPIDTEMNPANTEGAATLAGFVATGTYGRVEDIARTVGFLASPQASYITGTTIAVDGGLLA is encoded by the coding sequence ATGACAGAACGTGTCGCCCTTATAACAGGTGGCAGCCGTGGCATTGGCGCGGCCGTAGCCGAACATCTTGCAGCACAGGGTTTTGATATTGCTATTTCTTACGCCCGCAGTGCAGCACGGGCCGAGGAGCTGGCCGCCAAAATTCGCAAAATTGGCCGACAAGCCCTGACCATTCAGGCTGATGGCGCCACCCTTGACGGCAATCGTGTGGTTATTGCCAAAACCGTTGCACATTTCGGCCGACTGGATGTTCTGGTCTGCAATGCGGGTACCTATCCGCATAAAAATATCGAGGCAGTCAGTGTTGAGGACATTGAATACACTCTCAACCTCAATATCCGCGCAGTCATGGTCGAAACCCATGAAGCGGTGCAGCACATGCAAAAAGGCGGACGCATCATTCTCATGGGGTCTGCGTTTGCCGGGCGTGCCCCTTTCCCCGGCCTGTCTCTTTATACCGCCACCAAGGCAGGCCTGCGGGGATTTGCCCAAGGGGTTGCTCGGGACCTTGGCCCCAAGGGCATCACCATCAATGTTGTTGAACCTGGGCCGATTGATACGGAAATGAACCCGGCCAACACCGAAGGGGCAGCCACACTTGCCGGGTTTGTTGCCACAGGCACCTATGGTCGTGTTGAAGATATTGCCCGCACGGTTGGCTTTCTGGCCAGTCCTCAGGCCAGCTACATTACAGGGACGACTATTGCAGTCGATGGCGGATTGCTGGCCTGA
- a CDS encoding cytochrome b, with the protein MAIILHWMIALGILTLIAMGLVMDHLHLDTMRVFQLYQLHKSIGITVMGLIALRIGWRLTHSAPALPVDMPALEKKGAHLAHLALYGLQIVLPLSGWAMVSVSVLGIPTVLFGTLPWPDLPVLSTLSNKEPVEATLKVVHHWASWMLLALIGLHIAAALRHQFVLRDHVLRQMLPFPGASSTPSEKRDNS; encoded by the coding sequence GTGGCGATCATCCTTCACTGGATGATCGCTCTGGGAATACTGACCCTGATCGCGATGGGGTTGGTCATGGACCATCTCCACCTCGATACAATGCGCGTGTTCCAGCTCTACCAGTTGCATAAATCCATCGGCATTACTGTGATGGGGCTGATTGCTCTGCGTATTGGTTGGCGTCTGACGCATAGCGCTCCCGCTCTCCCTGTAGATATGCCCGCGTTGGAGAAAAAGGGCGCACATCTTGCCCATCTTGCTCTCTATGGTCTGCAGATTGTCCTGCCCCTGAGTGGCTGGGCGATGGTATCAGTCTCGGTGCTGGGTATTCCGACCGTTCTGTTTGGAACACTGCCGTGGCCCGATCTGCCAGTGCTTTCGACCTTGTCCAACAAGGAGCCGGTCGAAGCCACTCTGAAGGTAGTACACCACTGGGCATCGTGGATGTTGCTTGCCCTGATTGGGCTCCATATTGCCGCCGCTCTTAGGCATCAGTTTGTGCTTCGTGATCATGTTCTTCGTCAGATGCTGCCGTTTCCAGGGGCATCCTCCACACCAAGCGAGAAGAGAGACAACTCATGA